A genomic window from Spiroplasma endosymbiont of Labia minor includes:
- the nagA gene encoding N-acetylglucosamine-6-phosphate deacetylase, producing MYILKNAKIVLENKIIECGWLEINNSKITSINEGVTTKEGMNLNGNILMPGFIDVHMHGGYGIEFETATIDGYNHVAENIVKEGVVRFCQGPVTATIDDLVKYFKVYANYLDNHNVGKKARHIGAHMEGPFINEKFNGAHNINLLHKPNVDEMKKIINAANGHIAYVTYAPELQNGEFTKLLIENNINPSIGHSNATFKEVEKELQNGAKHMTHLHNAMSPYHHRNPGMVNAGLFFDEIMTELITDGIHNDIDVIREVYKIKTADHMMIITDSMKAKGEPDGDYYLGPLPVTKKGLKITLADGTLAASGDTYNYNVSCFAKATKAPLTDIAKVSSLNAAKELRIFDKTGSIEVNKYADLVVLNNEFEVLMTIVEGDICFNTFN from the coding sequence ATGTATATTTTAAAAAATGCCAAAATTGTTTTGGAAAACAAAATCATTGAATGTGGTTGATTGGAGATTAACAATTCAAAAATCACTTCAATTAATGAAGGTGTGACAACCAAAGAAGGAATGAATTTAAATGGTAATATTTTAATGCCAGGATTTATTGATGTACACATGCATGGTGGTTATGGAATAGAATTTGAAACAGCAACCATTGATGGATATAATCATGTTGCAGAAAATATAGTTAAAGAAGGAGTAGTGCGTTTTTGTCAAGGCCCTGTTACAGCAACCATTGATGATTTAGTTAAATATTTTAAAGTTTATGCTAATTATTTAGATAATCATAATGTAGGAAAAAAGGCAAGACATATTGGCGCTCATATGGAAGGACCTTTTATAAATGAAAAATTTAATGGTGCACACAATATTAATTTATTACATAAACCAAATGTTGATGAAATGAAGAAAATTATTAATGCTGCAAATGGCCACATAGCGTATGTTACTTATGCACCGGAATTACAAAATGGTGAATTTACAAAATTATTAATTGAAAATAATATAAATCCATCAATTGGGCATTCAAATGCAACTTTTAAAGAAGTTGAAAAAGAATTACAAAATGGCGCAAAACATATGACGCATTTGCATAATGCTATGTCGCCTTATCATCATAGAAACCCAGGAATGGTCAATGCTGGTCTATTTTTTGATGAAATTATGACGGAATTAATAACGGACGGAATTCATAATGATATAGATGTAATTAGAGAAGTATATAAAATAAAAACTGCAGATCATATGATGATAATTACAGATTCTATGAAAGCAAAAGGAGAACCTGATGGTGATTATTATCTTGGCCCATTACCCGTGACAAAAAAAGGTTTAAAAATAACTTTAGCAGATGGAACATTAGCCGCTTCTGGTGATACATATAACTATAATGTAAGTTGTTTTGCAAAAGCAACTAAGGCACCATTAACTGATATAGCTAAAGTTTCTTCATTAAATGCAGCTAAAGAATTAAGAATTTTTGATAAAACCGGCTCAATAGAAGTTAATAAATATGCAGATTTAGTAGTTTTAAATAATGAATTTGAAGTTTTAATGACAATTGTTGAGGGAGATATTTGTTTTAATACATTTAATTAA
- a CDS encoding ABC-F family ATP-binding cassette domain-containing protein, with the protein MSLIFFENLTHSNGGKKLYNNATMRINKGEHIALLGANGTGKTSLLNLIVNKTIPDVGEIEVQPRIKIGYLDQHHDINQEQTVEEYLKDTFSDLYEMQDKITKIYESMALEYKEEEYIKALEYQEYLDMKGFDLIEKNIGNFISGLGIEQENYTKKLKQLSGGQIGKILLAKLLLSNSDVLLLDEPTNFLDIEQVEWLMKFLQNYENAFLIVSHDNDFINNTVNIIYAIENQQINRYVGNYEKYIELSNLRKEQYDKSVESQQNQIQKLQTYVDKNKARASTAKSAQSRQKKLDKMTILKERTELAKPNFKFKYKRPATSITIKLENLEIGYDFALTKPLNFELREGEKGIVSGYNGIGKTTFLNTITGNLQPISGKVEIGNGVIIAYFKQTEISDDLTPIEFLMRKFPNMAEQQIRQTIAKFGVKNDLMLNKMNLLSGGEQTKVRLAALSLESCSLLILDEPTNHIDVLAKESLLEAIELFEGTVLLTTHDINFQTNWANKIINFETLV; encoded by the coding sequence ATGAGTTTAATATTTTTTGAAAATCTTACCCATTCAAATGGTGGCAAAAAATTATATAACAATGCCACAATGCGTATAAATAAAGGTGAACACATTGCGCTACTTGGTGCAAACGGAACAGGTAAAACCTCTTTATTGAATTTAATTGTTAATAAAACAATTCCTGATGTCGGAGAAATTGAAGTACAGCCCCGCATAAAAATAGGTTATTTAGATCAACATCATGACATAAATCAAGAACAAACAGTTGAAGAATATTTAAAAGACACATTTAGTGATTTATATGAGATGCAAGATAAAATTACTAAAATATATGAGAGCATGGCTTTAGAATACAAAGAAGAAGAATACATTAAGGCACTTGAATATCAAGAATATTTGGATATGAAAGGTTTTGATTTGATTGAAAAAAACATTGGTAATTTTATTAGTGGTTTAGGTATTGAACAAGAAAATTATACGAAAAAATTAAAACAATTATCAGGCGGGCAGATAGGAAAAATTTTGCTTGCCAAATTGCTATTATCAAATTCAGATGTTTTGTTATTGGATGAACCGACTAACTTTTTAGATATTGAACAGGTTGAATGATTGATGAAATTTCTGCAAAATTATGAAAATGCTTTTTTAATTGTTTCTCATGATAATGATTTCATAAATAACACAGTTAATATAATTTATGCAATAGAGAATCAACAAATTAATCGTTATGTAGGAAATTATGAAAAATATATAGAATTATCTAATTTAAGAAAAGAACAATACGATAAATCTGTTGAATCTCAACAAAATCAAATTCAAAAATTACAGACGTATGTAGATAAAAATAAAGCGAGAGCTTCTACAGCCAAATCAGCTCAATCAAGACAAAAGAAATTAGATAAAATGACAATATTAAAAGAGAGAACTGAATTAGCAAAACCAAATTTTAAATTTAAATATAAAAGACCAGCTACATCCATAACTATAAAATTAGAAAATTTAGAAATAGGTTATGATTTCGCTTTAACAAAACCACTTAATTTTGAATTAAGAGAGGGAGAAAAAGGTATTGTTTCAGGTTATAATGGCATTGGTAAAACAACTTTTTTAAATACAATCACAGGAAATTTACAACCAATTTCTGGAAAAGTGGAAATTGGCAATGGTGTGATTATTGCGTATTTTAAACAAACAGAAATTAGTGATGATTTAACGCCAATAGAATTTTTGATGAGAAAATTTCCAAATATGGCAGAACAACAAATAAGACAAACGATTGCAAAATTTGGTGTTAAAAATGATTTAATGTTAAACAAAATGAATCTGTTATCTGGTGGCGAACAAACAAAAGTAAGATTAGCTGCGTTATCTTTAGAATCATGTAGTTTATTAATTTTAGATGAGCCTACAAATCATATTGATGTATTAGCAAAGGAATCACTTTTGGAAGCTATTGAATTATTTGAAGGAACAGTTTTATTAACAACTCATGATATTAATTTTCAAACAAATTGAGCAAATAAGATAATTAATTTTGAAACATTAGTTTAA
- the coaD gene encoding pantetheine-phosphate adenylyltransferase, protein MIAIYPGSFDPFHDGHMKIISKALKLFSKIYVVVTNNINKVHRTQIDLRFQKVKKILAHMSVVEVIINSDDLTSNVAKKYNANFMIRGIRNGEDLQYEIELSDANKMMNKDLETILFISDVDVRNISSTFISEIELYKNKK, encoded by the coding sequence ATGATAGCAATATATCCTGGTTCATTTGATCCATTTCATGACGGTCATATGAAAATTATTTCTAAAGCCTTAAAATTATTTTCAAAAATTTATGTTGTTGTTACAAATAATATAAATAAAGTTCATAGAACTCAAATTGACTTAAGATTTCAAAAAGTTAAAAAAATTTTAGCTCATATGAGTGTTGTTGAAGTAATTATTAATTCTGATGATTTAACTTCTAATGTGGCAAAAAAATATAATGCAAATTTTATGATTAGGGGAATTCGCAATGGTGAAGATCTTCAGTATGAAATAGAACTTTCCGATGCAAATAAAATGATGAATAAAGATTTAGAGACAATTCTTTTTATATCAGATGTTGATGTCAGAAATATTTCATCAACCTTTATATCAGAAATTGAATTATATAAAAATAAAAAATAA
- a CDS encoding DeoR/GlpR family DNA-binding transcription regulator: MKAQRLDLITEFVNKHGYCSNELISENLNIPLTTLRRDLDELDKISKIIRIYGGAKSILNNVIYEQKLDEKLEKNITAKKNIAKKALDCIKENEIIFIDAGSTTLQLAKLIKPNLNLKIYTNSIENAIQLSKNNVNNINLIPGRLKNATGSIVGVDAISYLDNFHFDAAFIGVNAVDEEFNFYTTDTDEATIKKKIIEHSTLPFALIDSSKLNSISIVKFSSKNKMPIIHEEY, translated from the coding sequence ATGAAAGCGCAAAGATTAGATTTAATTACTGAATTTGTGAATAAACACGGATATTGTTCTAATGAGCTTATTTCCGAAAATTTGAATATACCACTTACTACCTTAAGACGAGATTTAGATGAACTAGATAAAATTTCTAAAATTATTAGAATTTATGGCGGAGCTAAATCAATCTTGAATAACGTGATTTATGAACAAAAATTGGATGAAAAATTAGAAAAAAATATAACAGCAAAAAAAAATATAGCTAAAAAGGCGTTGGATTGCATCAAAGAAAATGAAATTATTTTTATTGATGCAGGTTCAACTACATTGCAACTCGCAAAATTAATAAAGCCAAATTTGAATTTAAAGATTTACACAAATTCAATAGAAAACGCAATTCAATTATCAAAAAATAATGTAAATAACATTAACTTAATTCCGGGTCGTTTAAAAAATGCTACCGGATCAATTGTTGGAGTTGATGCAATTTCCTATCTTGATAATTTTCATTTTGATGCAGCTTTTATTGGTGTTAATGCAGTTGATGAAGAATTTAATTTTTACACAACAGATACAGATGAAGCTACTATAAAGAAAAAAATAATTGAACATTCAACTTTACCTTTTGCATTAATAGATAGTTCAAAACTTAATTCTATCTCAATTGTTAAATTTAGTTCGAAAAATAAAATGCCAATTATACATGAGGAATACTAA
- a CDS encoding 1-phosphofructokinase family hexose kinase: MIYTITLNPAIDHIILMENDLIANKTNYYSDEYFVIGGKGINVGIILKNLENNVMITGIIGKNNKNLFLEKFSEIDIKNNFFINKGNTRTNYKIKNLSTKQETELNGQGFKTELINTEKLLNYLDENIIDGDIVVTTGSIPKNIESNIYELIGNIANKHKAIFICDAAKDNLKFALKEKPFLIKPNIDELNDLLNTSISEDDLNGITFLIKKTKLLGAQNILLSMGSKGSYYFSNENEIIKIGVAKGKLVNSVGAGDSMLAGYIHGLSLKMNIEDCLKYAAAAGGATAFTSWLATKKEIENHIQEIVLEKIKQGDF, from the coding sequence ATGATTTATACTATTACACTAAACCCAGCAATTGACCACATAATCTTAATGGAGAATGATTTGATTGCAAACAAAACTAATTATTATAGTGATGAATATTTTGTTATTGGTGGCAAAGGAATCAACGTTGGAATTATATTAAAAAATTTAGAAAACAACGTTATGATTACAGGAATTATTGGGAAAAATAATAAAAATTTATTTTTGGAAAAATTCTCAGAAATAGACATTAAAAATAATTTTTTTATCAACAAAGGGAATACAAGAACAAATTACAAAATTAAAAATTTGAGTACCAAACAAGAAACAGAATTAAATGGCCAAGGATTTAAAACAGAATTAATCAATACTGAAAAATTATTGAATTATTTAGATGAAAATATTATTGATGGTGATATTGTAGTTACTACCGGAAGTATTCCAAAAAATATTGAATCAAATATCTATGAATTAATAGGAAATATTGCAAATAAACACAAAGCGATATTTATTTGTGACGCCGCAAAAGATAATTTAAAATTTGCATTAAAAGAAAAACCATTTTTAATTAAACCTAATATAGATGAATTAAATGATTTATTAAACACAAGCATAAGCGAAGATGACTTAAATGGTATAACTTTTTTGATAAAGAAAACAAAATTGTTAGGTGCACAAAATATATTATTGAGTATGGGATCAAAAGGTAGCTATTATTTTTCAAATGAAAATGAAATTATAAAAATAGGTGTAGCTAAAGGAAAATTAGTTAATTCCGTTGGCGCTGGTGATAGTATGCTTGCAGGATATATTCACGGTCTTTCATTAAAAATGAATATTGAAGATTGTCTTAAATATGCTGCTGCTGCTGGAGGAGCCACCGCATTTACATCTTGACTTGCAACAAAAAAAGAAATCGAAAATCACATTCAAGAAATCGTTTTAGAAAAAATAAAACAAGGGGATTTTTAA
- a CDS encoding ribose-phosphate diphosphokinase has protein sequence MSKENLKYNIFPLSNSHQLTEEICEILKTKPKSVTTMKFADGEMLVQAQDTVRGREIYLIQSTSAPVNENLMELLIALDAFKRASAQKINVVIPYYGYARQDRKSKGRQPITSRLIANLLERAGAQRIIIVDMHSEQSMGFFDIPSDNLNSAQVLASEIVNTIIENNLDPKDCMLISPDQGGLKRVHSVGRYLESIIKDIGVIAKRRPEPNVAEVEFVNGNVEDKICFIIDDMIDTGGTILAAGKALKKEGAKEVYIFAGHGLFNGKAPERMANEIKAGTIKRVVVTNTIEIPENKIFPGLKVISVAKLLADMISASVEFDSLTGVYEQYHKEINERINLYLSSFKK, from the coding sequence ATGTCAAAAGAAAATTTAAAATACAATATTTTTCCATTATCAAATTCACATCAATTAACAGAAGAAATTTGTGAAATATTAAAAACAAAACCAAAATCTGTAACTACTATGAAATTTGCAGATGGAGAAATGCTAGTTCAAGCACAAGATACAGTTAGAGGAAGAGAAATTTATCTAATTCAATCTACAAGTGCTCCAGTTAATGAAAATTTAATGGAATTGCTAATTGCTTTAGATGCCTTTAAAAGAGCATCAGCACAAAAAATCAATGTTGTTATACCATATTATGGTTATGCAAGACAGGACCGCAAATCAAAAGGACGACAACCTATAACTTCAAGATTGATTGCAAATTTATTAGAAAGAGCTGGAGCACAAAGAATTATAATTGTAGATATGCACTCGGAACAATCTATGGGATTTTTTGATATTCCATCAGATAATTTAAATAGTGCTCAAGTTCTTGCATCAGAAATCGTTAATACCATAATTGAAAATAATTTAGATCCAAAAGATTGTATGCTCATTTCACCTGACCAAGGTGGTTTAAAACGTGTCCATAGTGTTGGAAGATATTTAGAATCAATAATTAAAGATATTGGAGTAATCGCAAAAAGACGTCCAGAACCAAATGTTGCAGAAGTTGAATTTGTCAATGGAAATGTTGAAGACAAAATTTGTTTTATCATAGATGACATGATTGACACAGGTGGCACAATATTAGCTGCTGGAAAAGCATTAAAAAAAGAAGGTGCAAAAGAGGTTTATATCTTCGCGGGACATGGTTTATTCAATGGTAAAGCGCCAGAAAGAATGGCAAACGAAATAAAAGCAGGAACAATCAAAAGAGTTGTAGTTACAAATACTATTGAAATTCCTGAAAATAAAATATTTCCTGGCCTAAAAGTTATTTCAGTCGCTAAATTATTAGCCGATATGATTTCCGCATCTGTTGAATTTGATTCATTAACAGGTGTTTATGAACAATATCATAAAGAAATCAATGAACGAATAAATTTATATTTATCTTCATTCAAAAAATAA
- a CDS encoding fructose-specific PTS transporter subunit EIIC — translation MLLKNMITQDTIFLDLEANSQKELIDIIAEKLLIIKLIKNKEKFIKEIINRENQESTAIGDGIAIPHILNSTVNESRIIIVRLKNSLDWNAFDNKKVNLVFFIITNGVDGNEHLEALGELSKFLIKKENILSLNEIKSAKKIENLFNDYSISVKENTISSKSENYYDVVGITACPTGIAHTYLAQEKIIDYAKSLELTAKVETQGRRGTEFKLSQEEINNAKVIFLAHDKAITGMDRFNNKKVIETGTKNAIFKGKEIIENALKGENLKTIHANTKDGDSELSLKKFKDIKGNLLAGVSRMLPFVVAGGIVLGIAFLIDFAAGSKGGSDFGTTNKVAGWFAALGKLSMSLMIPILGAYITYSIVGPQGLMPGMIAGLTSSNIMSFAYGSNNDWSNMWGKLLPFESHESGFIGAIFGAYLAAFIVFGWTKAFEKLPKSLQGARDIVFIPILSILSIGITMFIINIPIGYLMMELSEGIKWLANNNLILLVSALFGIMMCFDMGGPINKIAYSLGVLAVAGQLVKDGNNPATGALLGQQQILMAAALLAGMLPPLMIALCTIIFPRAWTAKDRDAAKVNWVMGLCFVTEGAIPFMIKDPKRISVSAMIGGLFVGLTTGLFKLSVGAPHGGIFVFALMKTGINNPNYDLTASSIGIGIILAFGILIIGTIISSLILGFWRTHDIKKGSFVLDETNGLKEKYQNKLISLNDKLNLQKPNHNKMEKQIEKLNIKINAYNDYEKNLKTKQKLYAEKINHKNKK, via the coding sequence ATGCTTTTAAAAAATATGATCACACAAGACACAATATTTTTAGATTTAGAAGCTAATTCACAAAAGGAATTAATTGACATAATTGCAGAAAAATTATTAATAATAAAATTAATTAAAAACAAAGAAAAATTTATAAAAGAAATAATAAACAGAGAAAATCAAGAATCAACAGCCATTGGTGATGGTATAGCAATACCACACATCCTAAATTCAACAGTCAATGAATCTAGAATAATAATTGTTCGTTTAAAAAATAGCCTTGATTGAAATGCATTTGATAATAAAAAAGTTAATTTAGTATTTTTTATTATCACAAATGGAGTTGATGGTAATGAACATCTTGAGGCACTCGGAGAACTATCAAAATTTTTAATAAAAAAAGAAAATATTTTAAGTTTAAATGAAATTAAGAGCGCCAAAAAAATAGAAAACTTATTTAATGATTACAGCATATCAGTTAAGGAAAATACTATATCTTCTAAAAGTGAAAATTATTACGATGTTGTTGGAATCACTGCATGTCCAACAGGAATAGCCCATACATATTTGGCACAAGAAAAAATTATTGATTACGCTAAATCACTAGAATTAACAGCTAAAGTAGAAACTCAAGGCCGTAGAGGAACTGAGTTTAAATTGTCGCAAGAAGAAATAAACAATGCAAAAGTTATTTTTCTAGCACACGATAAAGCGATTACAGGAATGGATAGATTCAATAACAAAAAAGTAATTGAAACTGGAACTAAAAATGCTATTTTTAAGGGTAAAGAAATTATAGAAAATGCATTAAAAGGAGAAAATTTAAAAACTATTCATGCAAATACCAAAGATGGTGATTCTGAATTATCTTTAAAAAAATTTAAAGATATTAAAGGTAATTTATTGGCGGGAGTTTCTAGAATGTTACCATTTGTCGTTGCTGGTGGAATAGTATTAGGGATAGCCTTCCTAATAGACTTTGCAGCAGGTTCAAAGGGTGGCAGTGATTTTGGAACAACAAATAAAGTAGCCGGTTGATTTGCTGCTTTAGGTAAATTATCAATGTCACTAATGATTCCAATATTAGGTGCCTATATCACTTATTCAATCGTTGGTCCACAAGGATTAATGCCCGGAATGATTGCAGGCTTAACATCTTCAAATATTATGTCGTTTGCATATGGTTCAAATAATGATTGATCAAATATGTGAGGGAAATTATTACCTTTTGAAAGTCATGAATCTGGATTCATTGGTGCAATATTTGGAGCTTATTTAGCCGCCTTTATAGTTTTTGGTTGAACAAAAGCTTTTGAGAAATTACCAAAAAGCTTGCAAGGTGCAAGAGATATTGTATTTATACCAATTTTAAGTATTTTATCTATTGGAATTACAATGTTTATTATTAATATTCCTATTGGTTATTTAATGATGGAATTAAGTGAAGGTATTAAGTGACTTGCAAATAATAATTTAATATTATTAGTATCTGCATTATTTGGCATAATGATGTGTTTTGATATGGGTGGTCCCATAAATAAAATCGCTTATTCGTTAGGTGTACTTGCAGTTGCTGGACAGCTAGTGAAAGATGGAAATAACCCAGCTACTGGTGCATTATTAGGCCAACAACAAATTTTAATGGCAGCTGCATTACTTGCAGGAATGTTGCCACCATTAATGATTGCTTTATGTACAATTATATTTCCAAGAGCTTGAACTGCAAAAGATCGTGATGCTGCAAAAGTCAATTGAGTTATGGGTTTGTGTTTTGTCACAGAAGGTGCAATACCATTTATGATTAAAGATCCAAAACGAATTTCTGTATCAGCTATGATAGGTGGTTTATTTGTTGGTCTTACAACTGGATTATTTAAACTATCTGTTGGAGCACCACATGGTGGAATATTTGTTTTTGCATTAATGAAAACAGGAATTAATAATCCAAATTATGATTTAACTGCAAGTTCAATAGGCATAGGAATAATATTGGCTTTTGGAATTTTAATAATTGGAACTATAATTTCATCTCTAATTTTAGGATTTTGAAGAACACACGATATCAAAAAAGGAAGTTTCGTGCTTGACGAAACAAATGGTTTAAAAGAAAAATATCAAAATAAATTAATTAGTTTAAATGATAAATTAAATTTACAAAAGCCAAATCATAATAAAATGGAAAAACAAATTGAAAAATTGAATATAAAAATAAATGCATATAATGATTACGAAAAAAATCTAAAAACAAAACAAAAATTATATGCAGAAAAAATAAATCATAAAAATAAAAAATAA
- the pth gene encoding aminoacyl-tRNA hydrolase, translating to MKLIVALGNIGKEYANTRHNAAWIIADELISNTDNVKTKQEFKGETHTFIINNEKIIILKPHTFMNLSGQSLVMCMQFYKLSLDDIIIIHDDKDFEFARLAIKLGGSHGGHNGLKNIIAEIGSEKFARLRIGIGTPENNYKIIDWVLSKMNTAEIQQLKNLSDTVLNIIKDWANNQNINNLMSKYNKNKRKEFQNE from the coding sequence TTGAAACTAATAGTTGCATTAGGAAATATCGGTAAAGAATATGCAAATACAAGACATAACGCAGCTTGAATAATAGCAGATGAATTAATAAGTAACACTGACAATGTTAAAACCAAACAAGAATTTAAAGGTGAAACGCATACTTTTATCATAAATAACGAAAAAATAATTATTCTTAAACCACATACTTTTATGAATTTAAGTGGGCAGTCACTTGTTATGTGTATGCAGTTTTATAAATTGAGTCTAGATGACATCATTATAATTCATGATGATAAGGATTTTGAATTTGCAAGATTAGCAATAAAACTTGGTGGATCACATGGTGGCCACAATGGATTAAAAAACATTATCGCTGAAATTGGTTCAGAAAAATTTGCAAGATTAAGAATTGGAATTGGAACACCAGAAAACAATTATAAAATCATTGACTGAGTTCTTTCAAAAATGAATACTGCAGAAATACAACAATTAAAAAATTTATCAGATACAGTTTTAAATATCATTAAAGATTGAGCCAATAATCAAAATATAAATAATTTAATGTCAAAATACAATAAAAATAAAAGGAAGGAATTTCAAAATGAATAA
- the rsmA gene encoding 16S rRNA (adenine(1518)-N(6)/adenine(1519)-N(6))-dimethyltransferase RsmA produces MIAKKQFGQNFITDKNLIGKIISLLGDKKEMLIIEIGPGRGALTRNLVRKFSQVIAIEIDRDLEIYLKSEIKDSNFELVMKDVLDLNLDEFIKTKNINNFPVAIISNLPYYITSEILFKVFSSSHKIVSAIFMMQKEVAERITSKVDGKKYNNLTVISNYFSKPKYEFTVKRNLFNPEPKVDSAIVSFDFSKSLSKNYEFDIFFTKTIRKLFNNKRKTILNNLQNVLITKKDGQNILKNVDIDINLRPENISIEEFILLIEEIQKWK; encoded by the coding sequence ATGATTGCAAAAAAACAATTTGGCCAAAACTTTATAACAGATAAAAATTTAATAGGCAAAATAATTTCACTTTTAGGTGATAAAAAAGAGATGTTGATTATTGAAATTGGTCCGGGTCGTGGCGCACTTACAAGAAATTTGGTAAGGAAATTTTCACAAGTTATTGCAATTGAAATTGATAGGGATTTAGAAATTTATTTGAAAAGCGAAATTAAAGATTCTAATTTTGAATTAGTTATGAAAGATGTTTTAGATTTAAATTTAGATGAATTTATAAAAACAAAAAATATAAATAATTTTCCAGTTGCAATAATTTCAAACCTTCCCTATTACATAACTAGCGAAATTTTATTTAAAGTTTTTTCATCATCACATAAAATTGTGTCAGCAATTTTTATGATGCAAAAAGAGGTGGCTGAACGAATAACATCTAAAGTTGATGGGAAAAAATATAATAATTTAACAGTGATTTCAAATTATTTCTCGAAACCAAAATATGAATTTACAGTTAAAAGAAATTTATTTAATCCAGAACCAAAAGTTGATTCTGCAATTGTTTCTTTTGATTTTTCAAAATCATTATCTAAAAATTATGAGTTTGACATTTTTTTTACAAAAACAATAAGAAAATTATTTAATAACAAAAGAAAAACAATTTTGAATAACTTGCAAAATGTTTTAATAACTAAAAAGGACGGACAAAATATTTTAAAAAATGTTGATATAGATATAAATTTAAGACCAGAAAATATTTCAATAGAAGAATTTATTTTATTAATAGAGGAAATACAAAAATGAAAGTAA